ATCGAGCAGAAAACGTTTTAACCGGAAAAACCTTACATTATTATCTGTCGTCCCCTCTGTTTTATTTAATTTATTTAATTTTTCTTTGATGTATTCTTTGATTTTATTCATCATGATGCACGCTTCCCGGCCATTGTTGCTGTATTTCTTCTCTCAGCCTCTCCATAAAGTTCGATTCTCTGCCTTCATTGCTGAAATAATGCGTACAGATCCTGCGGATCTGAGATTCATTGAGTGGTTTAGAAAGGCGCCCGCTGACAGCGACTGTTATCTCGCCCCGTTCCTCTGAAACGACGAGGGCCATAGCATCAGACATCTCCGTCACGCCAAGCGCAGCCCTATGCCTGGTACCATACCATCTTGATATATCTGTCTTCTCTGTCAGTGGCAGGTAACATCCTGCGGCGACGACACTAAGCTGATCAATGACTACCGCGCCGTCATGCAGAGGCGTTCCAGGCCAGAATATAGAGACCAGAAGCTCTTCGGTTATATCGGCTTTCAGAAGCACGGCAGTACGCCAGACTTCTTTGAGGCTGGTGCTGCGCTGTAACACACAGAGCGCTCCTATCCTCTGAGACTGACAGTAGAGAAGTGCCTTTGCCAGCTGATCTGCCCTTACATCAAGACCTGCCTCGTCCCTGTTGATCCTCCACAGATGTCCCTTGCCCAGTTCTTCAAGCATATGCCTGAGTTCCGGCTGAAAAAGGATCGGTATCACGATTATAAAAGCGCTCAGTATTTTGGCTATGATCCACGAAAGGCTGCGAAACTCCAGAATATTTGCAAGGGCACCAATAACCCCTATTATCAATACACCTCGGAGAAGCTGCATCGCGCGTGTGCCGACAAGAAGCATAAGGACCCTGTATATAATAAAGGCAACTATAAGTATGTCGGGGATGTCCTGCCAGCGCAGTTCAAAAAACGGCAATTCAGCACCTCCTCCCGCATCTGCAATATTTTTGTAACACAACACCTAGAATATTATCACCTAAGACCCTCTGAGTTTGCGCAGGATAGAAAGATTGCCCTCATCCCCCCAACCGTCTTTCGGTGTCTCCAGTATAGCTGGAATTTCACTGAAATGTTCATCCCCAAGAAGCATTGAAAACGGCCCCAGACCTATCTCTCCCTGCCCAAGATGGGCATGCCTGTCTTTCCGGCTGCCTTTGTTCATCCTGCTGTCGCTTAAATGCCAGCAATGCACGTTTTCCAATCCTACATACTTGCTCAGCATGGAAATAAACCTGCTGTAAGATTCCTCTGTGCGTATTTCATAGCCTGCGGCAAATACATGGCAAAGGTCAACGCAGAAGGAGATCCTCGGATGATCGCCGACCAGGTCAAGAAGCCGCGAAAACTGAGCTATATCCCCTCCGATCGCTGATCCCTGACCCGCCATCGTCTCAAGAAGAATGCGCACACGGGAATCTGATGTCGCATCAAGGACCCTCATCAATGATTCCGATATTTTTTTAATGGCGATTTCCGGACTTTCACCACCGGCAAACCCCGGATGCAGGACCGTATCATCTATACCAAGCTGGTGGCATCGCTTAATTTCCTCTATGAGGGCCGTTACGCTGCGTGTCCTCACATCAGGCGCTCCTGCGAGATTTATGAGATAAGACGCATGTGACACAACGGCTTTCACTGAACTTGACCTTGATGCCCGGTAAAAATCATCTATCTCCTTAAATGAGAGACTGCTGTTCTGCCACTGCCTCTGGTTACGCGTAAAAATCTGCATTGATTCGCATCCTATTGCATCGGCACGCTCAAAAGCCCTGCACAGCCCGCCTGCAACAGAGATGTGAGCTCCGATCCACGCCACTATTTATAGCGCTCCAGATAAACAAGCCCCCTGATGCCATCCACCGTCAACGTCATCCCGTCTTCTACGGCATCAAATATACCTGCGGCCCCGACTATGCATGGAAGCCCAAGGTTAAGGGTCACAATACCGGCATGGCTCGTGAATCCGCCCTCTTCCGTAACTACTCCGGCAGCTCTTTCAATTGCAGGGATATATTCCCTGGTAGACTTTCTGATGACAAGAATGCCGCCTGATGCCATCTTTTCAAGCGCCTCTTCCGCAGTCGCAGCCTTATGGGCTATACCTGTCACCTTACGTCTCACAAGGGAAAGTCCTTTTCCTACTACCTGGCCTACTGTGTGCACCTGCACCATATTCGTGCTTCCAGGTTCTCCGAGGGGGACTCCTGTGGTGAGAACAACATTTTGGCCGGCCTCTACAAGGCCCTCATCCTGAATAATCGATATGGCCGTCTCAACAGATGTTTCAAGATCAGAGATGAAGGGGCATATCACCGGCATTACCCCCCATACAAGAGAGAGGGCCCTCCATGTGCTTAAAGAGGGCGTCACCGCTATTATCTGGCAGACAGGCCGATACTTGCTGATCATCCTGGCAGTGCCGCCGCTGCTCGTAAGTGAAATTATCGCCGCCGCTTTGACTATGCTGGAAATATCTTTGGCTGCATGGCTCACTGCATCCGCGATTTCGCTGTTATTGCTGAACGACTTAGGCGTCCTCTGCCAGACTTCGAGTTCGCGCTCTGTACGCATGATAATTTTATTCATAGTCTGGACAGATTCAAGCGGATACTTCCCGTTTGCCGTCTCCCCTGAGAGCATAACGGCATCGGCTCCGTCTATAACCGCATTGGCCACATCACTGGCCTCGGCTCTCGTAGGCCTGGGGTTGCGGATCATAGAATCAAGCATCTGTGTGGCGACTATAACCGGCTTACCCTGTGAACGGCATTTTTCTATGATTTCTTTTTGTACCATAGGGACGTCTTCCGTCGGTATTTCTACCCCAAGATCGCCTCTCGCGACCATTATGCCGTCGGCAACGGTCAATATCCCGTCAATATTATCAACGGACTGCCTTGTCTCCATCTTAGCTATTATCTTTGCTGAACCATGCTCCCTTTCAAGTACGCGGCGAACTTCCATTATGTCGTCCTTGGTACGGACAAACGAGACCGCGATGTAATCAACGCCATGCTCTATACCCCAGCATATATCGCTGACATCTTTTTCAGTGAGCGTAGGAACAGAAAGGTCCGCTCCAGGTACGTTTACACCTTTCCTCTCTCCAAGCTCACCTCCGACCACCACACGGCAGACAATTCCATCAGGTGATATGGACTCAGCGCAGAGGTGCAGGGATCCATCGTCTATGAAAATATGCTGTCCTTCTGATATTTCTTTGTAAAGCGGTCCATAATCCACAGAAACACCGGTAATGTCCCCATCCCTGTCGTCGGTACGCAGCACAAATGTATCCCCTGCCGTCAGCGTGATATTGCGGTGGCCGACAAGAAAGCCGGTACGGATCTCAGGCCCCTTCGTGTCCAGCAATGTCGCTATCGGAGTCTGACGTTCCTGTTCAACTGCCCTTACAGTTTCTATCGTTTTTTCATGCGAGGCATAGTCGCCGTGGCTGAAATTGAGCCTGGCAACGTTCATCCCGGCTTCAGCCATCGCATACATGCAGCTGTATTCCCAACAAGTAGGCCCCATCGTGCAGACAATTTTAACCTTGCGTTCAGAAGTGTTCATCAGTTATATTCATGCCCCCCTTGCTTCCCGCTCTTTATCTCCCCGTGTTTTGTGAAGACAGAGGCGGCTCCTCGGATCTTCATGGCAGAGATGTGCTCGGTAAACTGGGCGATCCAGATTTCGCCATCATCTAGTTTTTCAGTGTGCAGAAATTTGTTCTCGGCTCCCCTTGTAACGCCGGTCACTGTCACTCCGTTTTCAAGCGCCTTAACAACTATATAATCCCCGCCTGCATTGCTGCAATCTTCCTGCTGATGGGACATAACCGGATCACTCCCCTAATTGTCTCTATCCGCGGCCCATATATTCACAGACCGCCATGCCTTTTGAAAATTTTTCCAGATCAGCGATCAATTTTTCTCCCGGATCGATTTTGACCCTCTTCAAATATGATACAACCGTCTTCTCAGACGAGACAAGCTTCAGCATGACCTCATACTTTCCTCTGTTCTGCCCGAAAATATTGAAAAGTCCCTGGCAGAAATTCTCATCCAGTCCATCTGCGTCAATTGTTATAGTAACATGCGGATCAAGTTTTTCGGCAAATTCTTCCTCCGTGTATATCTCATCTGCAAGTATTGAGATGCCTCTGTCATTGCGGACCTGTCCTTTTATTACATAAAAGGAACCTGTCGTCAGAAGCGGCTTGTAAGCGGCCCATTGCTTCCTGAACATCACAACTTCCACGGTTGCTTCTGAATCTTCGAAGACAAGTATGCCCATCGGATCCCCGCTCTTTGTGTAGCGTTCGGCAGACGAGAGCAGCAGACCGGCTGTTATTACCGGGACCTGCGGCGACTGCCAATGTTCAAGCATGGCAATAGGACATGTGATATAGTCTTTTGCGAACGGGAGGTACTGGTCAAACGGATGACCTGATATATAAAGCCCCATGCTCTCCTTTTCAAAATCCAGCTTTTGCCTGATGCTGATATCATCGCACTCCTCCATCTCCGGTTCAAGCCCGGCGCTGTCCTCGTCAGAGAAAAGCGAACACTGGTTGGAATCGGAGGCACGTCTGGAAGCCGCATCCAGAAAGAGCGGCATTGCAGACAAAAGTTTTGCCCTGTTTGCCTCAATGCTGTCAAATGCACCGGCCTTTATCAGGTTTTCAATTACTCCCCTGTTGACCACCCTGGTATCGATCCGAAGGAAGAAATCCCAGAAAGAAACAAAGGGACCGTCCTTCTCCCTGCTCTCTATAATGCTTAAGACCGCGCCTCTTCCGACCTTAGCTACCGCAGAGAGTCCAAGCCTGATCACATCGCCCACTACAGTGAAATCTTCCTTCGAGACATTTATATCTGGTGGCAGGACAGGATAACCTGCATCTCTCACGCTTCTTATATACTGCCCAAGGACATCCATCTTAGAACCGATTATACTGGTCAGATAAGCGGCAAGGAACTCCGGCCCGTAATTGGCTTTGAGCCATGCAGTCCTGTAGCTTATAAGAGCATAAGCGGCGCTGTGCGACTTATTGAAACCGTACCCCGCAAACTTTTCGATTATGTCGAAAATTTCCCCCGCCGTCTTCGTATCGACCCCATTTTTTAAGGCGCCGCTGACGAATTTGGCTCTCTGCTCCGCCATGACCCCGGCTTTCTTCTTCCCCATTGCACGGCGCAGAAGATCCGCCTCTCCCAGCGTATAACCGGCAAGCGCTGATGCGCTCTGCATGACCTGCTCCTGATAAAGAATGACCCCGTATGTCTCTTTCATGGATTCCTCAAGGCATGGATGGAGATAGCGGACCGGCTCTTCATGGTGTTTGCAGCGGACATACTGGTCAGCCATGCCGCTCTCAAGAGGTCCTGGACGGTAGAGTGCCACAAGAGCTATAAGGTCTTCAAAGCAGTCAGGCTTCATACGGCGCACCAGCGCCGTCATTCCGGTCGATTCAAGCTGGAAGACGCCAAGTGTC
The sequence above is drawn from the Synergistaceae bacterium genome and encodes:
- the cdaA gene encoding diadenylate cyclase CdaA, with the translated sequence MPFFELRWQDIPDILIVAFIIYRVLMLLVGTRAMQLLRGVLIIGVIGALANILEFRSLSWIIAKILSAFIIVIPILFQPELRHMLEELGKGHLWRINRDEAGLDVRADQLAKALLYCQSQRIGALCVLQRSTSLKEVWRTAVLLKADITEELLVSIFWPGTPLHDGAVVIDQLSVVAAGCYLPLTEKTDISRWYGTRHRAALGVTEMSDAMALVVSEERGEITVAVSGRLSKPLNESQIRRICTHYFSNEGRESNFMERLREEIQQQWPGSVHHDE
- a CDS encoding deoxyribonuclease IV, with product MAWIGAHISVAGGLCRAFERADAIGCESMQIFTRNQRQWQNSSLSFKEIDDFYRASRSSSVKAVVSHASYLINLAGAPDVRTRSVTALIEEIKRCHQLGIDDTVLHPGFAGGESPEIAIKKISESLMRVLDATSDSRVRILLETMAGQGSAIGGDIAQFSRLLDLVGDHPRISFCVDLCHVFAAGYEIRTEESYSRFISMLSKYVGLENVHCWHLSDSRMNKGSRKDRHAHLGQGEIGLGPFSMLLGDEHFSEIPAILETPKDGWGDEGNLSILRKLRGS
- the pyk gene encoding pyruvate kinase, whose product is MNTSERKVKIVCTMGPTCWEYSCMYAMAEAGMNVARLNFSHGDYASHEKTIETVRAVEQERQTPIATLLDTKGPEIRTGFLVGHRNITLTAGDTFVLRTDDRDGDITGVSVDYGPLYKEISEGQHIFIDDGSLHLCAESISPDGIVCRVVVGGELGERKGVNVPGADLSVPTLTEKDVSDICWGIEHGVDYIAVSFVRTKDDIMEVRRVLEREHGSAKIIAKMETRQSVDNIDGILTVADGIMVARGDLGVEIPTEDVPMVQKEIIEKCRSQGKPVIVATQMLDSMIRNPRPTRAEASDVANAVIDGADAVMLSGETANGKYPLESVQTMNKIIMRTERELEVWQRTPKSFSNNSEIADAVSHAAKDISSIVKAAAIISLTSSGGTARMISKYRPVCQIIAVTPSLSTWRALSLVWGVMPVICPFISDLETSVETAISIIQDEGLVEAGQNVVLTTGVPLGEPGSTNMVQVHTVGQVVGKGLSLVRRKVTGIAHKAATAEEALEKMASGGILVIRKSTREYIPAIERAAGVVTEEGGFTSHAGIVTLNLGLPCIVGAAGIFDAVEDGMTLTVDGIRGLVYLERYK
- the mtrB gene encoding trp RNA-binding attenuation protein MtrB, which produces MSHQQEDCSNAGGDYIVVKALENGVTVTGVTRGAENKFLHTEKLDDGEIWIAQFTEHISAMKIRGAASVFTKHGEIKSGKQGGHEYN